A stretch of the Pseudomonas sp. ACM7 genome encodes the following:
- the ruvB gene encoding Holliday junction branch migration DNA helicase RuvB, protein MIEADRLITATPGPRDREEVQDRAIRPVSLAEYIGQPTVREQMELFIQAARGRNESLDHTLIFGPPGLGKTTLANIIAQEMGVSIKSTSGPVLERPGDLAALLTNLEPHDVLFIDEIHRLSPIVEEVLYPAMEDFQLDIMIGEGPAARSIKLDLPPFTLVGATTRAGMLTNPLRDRFGIVQRLEFYNTADLATIVSRSANILGLPLDPEGAFEIARRARGTPRIANRLLRRVRDFAEVRAKGHITKPIADLALNLLDVDERGFDHQDRRLLLTMIEKFDGGPVGVDSLAAAISEERHTIEDVLEPYLIQQGYIMRTPRGRVVTRHAYLHFGLNIPSRLGEMPVVDEFLDAVDDK, encoded by the coding sequence GTGATTGAAGCTGATCGTCTGATTACCGCCACGCCCGGCCCTCGTGACCGCGAGGAAGTCCAGGACCGAGCGATTCGTCCTGTCAGCCTGGCCGAGTACATTGGCCAGCCGACCGTTCGCGAGCAGATGGAGTTGTTCATCCAGGCTGCCCGTGGGCGCAATGAATCCCTGGACCACACGCTGATTTTCGGCCCGCCGGGTCTGGGTAAAACCACCCTGGCCAACATCATCGCCCAGGAAATGGGCGTGTCGATCAAGAGCACTTCGGGCCCGGTGCTTGAGCGCCCGGGTGATCTGGCTGCGCTGCTGACCAATCTTGAGCCACACGACGTGCTGTTTATCGACGAAATCCATCGGCTCTCACCGATCGTCGAAGAAGTGCTGTACCCGGCCATGGAAGATTTCCAGCTCGACATCATGATCGGCGAAGGGCCGGCCGCGCGCTCGATCAAGCTTGATCTGCCGCCGTTCACGCTGGTCGGTGCGACGACGCGGGCGGGGATGCTGACCAATCCGCTGCGCGACCGTTTCGGCATCGTCCAGCGCCTGGAGTTCTACAACACCGCCGATCTGGCAACGATTGTCAGTCGTTCGGCGAATATCCTCGGCTTGCCCCTGGACCCGGAAGGCGCTTTCGAAATCGCCCGCCGTGCCCGTGGTACGCCACGGATCGCCAACCGCTTGCTGCGCCGGGTTCGGGATTTCGCCGAAGTTCGCGCCAAGGGCCACATTACCAAACCGATCGCCGACCTGGCCTTGAACCTGCTGGATGTCGACGAGCGTGGTTTCGATCACCAGGATCGACGTCTGTTGTTGACCATGATCGAGAAGTTCGACGGTGGGCCGGTCGGGGTCGATAGTCTCGCTGCAGCCATCAGTGAAGAGCGCCACACCATTGAAGACGTGCTGGAGCCGTACCTGATCCAGCAGGGCTACATCATGCGTACGCCGCGGGGGCGAGTGGTGACCCGGCATGCGTACCTGCACTTCGGTTTAAACATCCCGTCACGATTGGGCGAGATGCCCGTGGTAGACGAGTTCCTCGATGCCGTGGACGATAAATAA
- the ruvC gene encoding crossover junction endodeoxyribonuclease RuvC, with product MTLILGIDPGSRITGYGVVRDTGRGCVYVASGCIRTGSGELHERLQIVYRGVREVIQTYGPVTMGIEKVFMARNADSALKLGQARGAAIVAGAEESLEIAEYTATQVKQAVTGTGAANKEQVQMMVMHMLKLTSKPQIDASDALAIAICHAHTRSSLLPHGLGTARSRGGRLRL from the coding sequence ATGACTTTAATTCTTGGTATCGACCCCGGTTCGCGCATTACCGGTTATGGCGTAGTGCGAGATACCGGGCGTGGTTGCGTTTACGTGGCGTCGGGCTGCATTCGCACAGGTTCCGGCGAGCTGCATGAACGCCTGCAAATCGTCTATCGCGGCGTGCGCGAAGTCATCCAGACGTACGGCCCGGTGACCATGGGCATTGAAAAGGTCTTCATGGCGCGCAACGCTGACTCTGCATTGAAACTTGGCCAGGCCCGCGGCGCAGCCATCGTTGCCGGGGCGGAAGAAAGCCTGGAAATCGCTGAATACACCGCGACCCAGGTCAAGCAGGCGGTGACCGGGACCGGCGCGGCGAATAAAGAGCAGGTGCAAATGATGGTCATGCACATGCTGAAACTGACCAGCAAACCTCAAATCGATGCCTCGGACGCCTTGGCCATCGCCATTTGCCATGCTCACACCCGTTCCAGCCTGTTGCCCCATGGCCTGGGCACGGCACGCAGTCGTGGCGGACGCCTGCGTCTCTGA
- the ruvA gene encoding Holliday junction branch migration protein RuvA codes for MIGRLRGTLAEKQPPHLILDVNGLGYELEVPMTTLYRLPSVGEPLTLHTHLVVREDAQLLYGFFGKRERDFFRELIRLNGVGPKLALALMSSLEVDELVRCVQSQDTSALTKVPGVGKKTAERLLVELKDRFKAWETVPAMFALVPNQPGAPDAPAPVATAENDAVSALISLGYKPQEASKAISAIKEKGLSSEDMIRRALKGMI; via the coding sequence GTGATTGGACGCTTGCGCGGAACACTGGCTGAGAAACAGCCGCCGCACCTGATTCTGGATGTAAACGGTCTGGGGTATGAGCTGGAAGTGCCCATGACCACGCTTTATCGCTTGCCGTCGGTCGGTGAACCGCTGACCTTGCACACCCATTTGGTCGTACGCGAAGACGCGCAGTTACTCTATGGCTTCTTCGGCAAGCGCGAGCGAGACTTTTTTCGCGAGTTGATCCGTCTCAATGGTGTAGGGCCGAAATTGGCCCTGGCCCTGATGTCGAGCCTGGAAGTCGATGAGCTGGTCCGCTGCGTACAATCCCAGGACACCTCGGCGCTGACCAAGGTGCCGGGCGTGGGCAAAAAGACCGCCGAGCGTTTGCTGGTGGAACTCAAGGACCGCTTCAAGGCCTGGGAAACGGTGCCGGCGATGTTCGCGTTGGTGCCAAACCAGCCGGGTGCGCCAGATGCGCCAGCTCCGGTCGCTACCGCCGAAAATGACGCGGTCAGCGCGCTGATCTCCTTGGGCTACAAGCCGCAGGAAGCCAGCAAGGCGATTTCTGCGATCAAGGAGAAAGGTTTGAGCAGTGAAGACATGATTCGTCGTGCCCTGAAGGGAATGATCTAA